A genomic window from Streptomyces sp. NBC_01429 includes:
- a CDS encoding DUF3097 domain-containing protein, which translates to MRSYSPDLTPPWKKRSTPAPEVPAEPDLVVEEVSTGFCGAVIRCEKTAEGPTVTLEDRFSKHRVFPLVPGGFLLEGRVVTLVRPSAAGPARPARTASGSVAVPGARARVARAGRVYVEGRHDAELVEKVWGDDLRVEGVVVEYLGGIDDLPAVVAEFAPAPDARLGVLVDHLVPGSKESRIAASVTGADVLVVGHPYIDVWEAVKPSSVGIGAWPRVPRGEDWKTGVCRALGWPENTGAAWQHILSKVHSYKDLEPALLGRVEELIDFVTAGGDV; encoded by the coding sequence ATGCGCAGCTACAGCCCCGATCTGACCCCGCCGTGGAAGAAGAGGTCCACGCCCGCGCCGGAGGTGCCCGCCGAACCGGACCTGGTGGTCGAGGAGGTGTCGACGGGCTTCTGCGGCGCGGTGATCCGCTGTGAGAAGACCGCGGAGGGCCCGACGGTCACTCTTGAGGACCGCTTCTCCAAACACCGGGTTTTCCCGCTGGTGCCCGGCGGTTTCCTGCTGGAGGGCCGGGTGGTGACCCTGGTACGCCCCTCGGCAGCCGGACCGGCCAGGCCCGCCCGTACGGCCTCGGGCTCGGTCGCCGTCCCGGGCGCCCGGGCGCGGGTCGCCAGGGCGGGGCGCGTCTATGTGGAGGGGCGGCACGACGCGGAGCTGGTCGAGAAGGTCTGGGGCGACGACCTGCGCGTCGAGGGGGTGGTCGTGGAGTACCTCGGCGGCATCGACGATCTCCCCGCCGTCGTCGCCGAGTTCGCCCCGGCGCCGGACGCGCGTCTGGGCGTGCTGGTCGACCATCTCGTCCCCGGCTCGAAGGAGTCCCGCATCGCGGCGTCGGTGACGGGCGCGGACGTCCTGGTGGTGGGCCACCCGTACATCGACGTCTGGGAGGCCGTGAAGCCGTCCTCGGTGGGCATCGGGGCGTGGCCGAGGGTGCCGAGGGGCGAGGACTGGAAGACGGGCGTGTGCCGGGCGCTGGGCTGGCCCGAGAACACGGGCGCGGCCTGGCAGCACATCCTGTCGAAGGTGCACTCCTACAAGGACCTGGAACCGGCGCTGC
- a CDS encoding MBL fold metallo-hydrolase: protein MDVDGNERGWERLAPGVSRRRLPGWDATVGLVAGNSGALLFDTGSSVREGAELRSAARALLGGDRVTHIALSHPHFDHVFGTAAFAGAEVYGAVGMAELLAADRTPLYEDAVREGLAAAEAAEAVDLLVAPRHAVSGEVTIGLGDGGGGEAVGDVLLARVGPGHSAHDLALVVPGSPRVVFCGDLVEESGEPQAGPDAVPARWPAALDRLLALGGPDAVYVPGHGAVVDAAFVRAQRDALAARFGVS, encoded by the coding sequence ATGGACGTCGATGGGAACGAGCGCGGGTGGGAGCGGCTGGCTCCCGGAGTGAGCCGGCGGCGGCTGCCGGGGTGGGACGCGACGGTCGGGCTGGTGGCCGGGAACAGCGGCGCCCTGCTGTTCGACACGGGATCCTCGGTCCGGGAGGGCGCGGAACTCCGGTCGGCGGCGCGGGCGCTGCTCGGCGGGGACCGCGTGACGCATATCGCACTGAGCCATCCGCACTTCGACCATGTCTTCGGCACGGCGGCGTTCGCGGGCGCCGAGGTGTACGGCGCGGTGGGGATGGCGGAGCTGCTGGCGGCGGACCGTACGCCGCTGTACGAGGACGCTGTGCGGGAGGGGCTCGCGGCGGCCGAGGCGGCCGAGGCGGTGGACCTCCTGGTGGCGCCCCGGCACGCGGTGTCCGGGGAGGTGACGATCGGCCTGGGGGACGGCGGGGGCGGGGAGGCCGTCGGCGACGTCCTGCTGGCGCGTGTCGGCCCCGGCCACAGCGCGCACGATCTGGCGCTGGTGGTGCCGGGCTCCCCCCGCGTCGTGTTCTGCGGCGATCTGGTCGAGGAGTCGGGGGAGCCCCAGGCGGGCCCGGACGCGGTCCCCGCCCGCTGGCCGGCCGCGCTGGACCGGCTGCTGGCGCTGGGCGGCCCGGACGCGGTGTACGTACCGGGGCACGGGGCGGTGGTGGACGCGGCGTTCGTCAGGGCGCAACGGGACGCGCTGGCGGCGCGTTTCGGCGTGTCGTAG
- the hrcA gene encoding heat-inducible transcriptional repressor HrcA produces the protein MLSERRLEVLRAIVQDYVGTEEPVGSKALTERHKLGVSPATVRNDMAVLEDEGFIAQPHTSAGRIPTDKGYRLFVDRLAGVKPLSLPERRAIQNLLDGAVDLDDVVGRTVRLLAQLTRQVAVVQYPSLTRSTVRHVELLALAPARLMLVLITDTGRVEQRMVDCPAPFGETSLADLRARLNSRIVGRRFADVPQLVQDLPDSFEQEDRGTVSTVLAILLETLVEETEERLMIGGTANITRFGHDFPLTIRPVLEALEEHVVLLKLLGEAADPGMTVRIGHENAHEGLNSTSVVAVGYGSGDEAVAKLGVVGPTRMDYPGTMGAVRAVARYVGQILAES, from the coding sequence ATGCTCAGCGAACGCAGGCTTGAGGTGCTGCGCGCGATCGTCCAGGACTACGTCGGCACCGAGGAGCCCGTCGGCTCCAAGGCGCTCACCGAGCGGCACAAGCTCGGCGTCTCTCCCGCCACCGTCCGCAACGACATGGCGGTGCTGGAGGACGAGGGCTTCATCGCTCAGCCGCACACCAGCGCCGGGCGCATCCCGACCGACAAGGGCTACCGGCTCTTCGTCGACCGGCTGGCCGGGGTCAAGCCCCTGTCGCTGCCCGAGCGCCGCGCCATCCAGAACCTGCTGGACGGCGCCGTCGACCTCGACGACGTCGTGGGCCGTACGGTGCGGCTGCTGGCGCAGCTGACCCGGCAGGTCGCCGTCGTCCAGTACCCCTCGCTGACCCGTTCGACGGTGCGGCACGTGGAACTGCTGGCGCTCGCGCCCGCCCGGCTGATGCTCGTCCTGATCACGGACACCGGACGGGTCGAGCAGCGCATGGTCGACTGTCCCGCGCCCTTCGGCGAGACCTCGCTGGCGGATCTGCGGGCCCGGCTCAACAGCCGGATCGTCGGCCGCCGCTTCGCGGACGTCCCGCAGCTGGTGCAGGACCTGCCCGACTCGTTCGAGCAGGAGGACCGCGGGACCGTCTCCACGGTGCTCGCGATCCTGCTCGAAACCCTGGTCGAGGAGACCGAGGAGCGGCTGATGATCGGCGGCACCGCCAACATCACCCGCTTCGGACACGACTTCCCTCTGACCATCCGGCCGGTGCTGGAGGCGTTGGAGGAGCATGTGGTGCTCCTCAAGCTGCTCGGCGAGGCGGCCGACCCGGGCATGACCGTACGTATCGGGCACGAGAACGCCCATGAGGGCCTCAACTCCACGTCCGTCGTCGCGGTCGGCTACGGTTCGGGCGACGAGGCAGTCGCAAAACTCGGCGTGGTCGGACCGACCCGCATGGACTACCCCGGAACGATGGGAGCGGTACGCGCAGTGGCACGTTACGTCGGACAGATCCTGGCGGAGTCGTAA
- the dnaJ gene encoding molecular chaperone DnaJ → MATDYYAVLGVRRDASQDEIKKAFRRLARELHPDVNPDPKTQERFKEINAAYEVLSDPQKKQVYDLGGDPLSASGGGGGAGGFGAGGFGNFSDIMDAFFGTASQRGPRSRTRRGQDAMIRLEIDLNEAAFGTTKDIQVDTAVVCTTCSGEGAAPGTSAQTCDMCRGRGEVSQVTRSFLGQVMTSRPCPQCQGFGTVVPTPCPECAGDGRIRSRRTLTVKIPAGVDNGTRIQLAGEGEVGPGGGPAGDLYVEIHELAHAMFQRRGDDLHCTVTVPMTAASLGTKCPLETLDGVEDIDVRPGTQSGQSIPLHGRGITHLRGGGRGDLIVHVEVMTPSKLDPEQERLLRELAKLRGEERPTGQFQPGQQGLFSRLKDAFNGR, encoded by the coding sequence GTGGCCACGGACTACTACGCCGTACTCGGCGTGCGCCGCGACGCTTCACAGGACGAGATCAAGAAGGCATTCCGGCGGCTCGCCCGCGAGCTGCACCCGGATGTCAACCCCGATCCCAAGACGCAGGAACGCTTCAAGGAAATCAACGCCGCCTACGAGGTGTTGTCGGACCCGCAGAAGAAGCAGGTCTACGACCTCGGCGGCGACCCCCTCTCGGCCAGCGGCGGGGGAGGCGGCGCCGGTGGCTTCGGCGCCGGCGGCTTCGGCAACTTCTCCGACATCATGGACGCGTTCTTCGGCACGGCGTCGCAGCGCGGCCCGCGCTCGCGCACGCGGCGCGGCCAGGACGCCATGATCCGGCTGGAGATCGACCTCAACGAGGCGGCCTTCGGCACGACCAAGGACATCCAGGTCGACACGGCCGTCGTCTGTACGACGTGCTCGGGGGAGGGCGCCGCACCCGGCACCTCCGCCCAGACCTGTGACATGTGCCGGGGCCGTGGCGAGGTCTCGCAGGTCACCCGGTCCTTCCTGGGCCAGGTCATGACCTCGCGGCCCTGCCCGCAGTGCCAGGGCTTCGGCACGGTCGTACCGACGCCGTGCCCCGAGTGCGCGGGCGACGGACGCATCCGGTCGCGCCGTACGCTCACGGTCAAGATCCCGGCCGGTGTCGACAACGGCACCCGCATCCAGCTCGCCGGCGAGGGCGAGGTCGGCCCCGGCGGCGGCCCCGCGGGCGATCTCTACGTCGAGATCCACGAGTTGGCGCACGCGATGTTCCAACGGCGCGGCGACGACCTGCACTGCACGGTCACGGTGCCCATGACGGCGGCGTCTCTGGGCACGAAGTGCCCGCTGGAGACGCTGGACGGCGTGGAGGACATCGACGTACGTCCAGGCACCCAGTCCGGCCAGTCGATCCCGCTGCACGGGCGCGGCATCACGCATCTGCGCGGCGGCGGCCGGGGCGACCTGATCGTGCACGTCGAGGTGATGACCCCGTCCAAGCTCGACCCCGAGCAGGAACGGCTGCTGCGCGAGCTGGCGAAGCTGCGGGGTGAGGAACGGCCCACGGGGCAGTTCCAGCCTGGACAGCAGGGGCTGTTCTCGCGCCTCAAGGACGCGTTCAACGGGCGGTAG
- a CDS encoding nitronate monooxygenase, with protein MSSVLTDLCRYPIVQAPMAGGASCPQLAAAVCEAGGLGFLAAGYKTVDGLYEEIKQLRGLTARPFGVNLFMPQPNYADHAAVEVYRNQLAGEATWYETPLGDPDSGRDDGYEAKLAILLDDPVPVVSFTFGCPTRTTLDAFAKVGTVTVVTVTTPEEAQTAQWSGADAVCVQGIEAGGHQGTHRDDPATDGAGLGLLSLVAQVRETVQIPVIAAGGLMRGGQIAAVLAAGADSAQLGTAFLVCPESGANALHKQAMTNPLFVRTELTRAFSGRPARGLVNRFMREHGPYAPAAYPEIHHLTSGLRKAAARVGDAQGMALWAGQGHRMARELPAGELVELLHAELEETRASLTSDPKDGS; from the coding sequence ATGTCCTCCGTACTGACCGATCTCTGCCGGTATCCGATCGTGCAGGCCCCCATGGCGGGTGGCGCGTCCTGCCCGCAGCTGGCCGCGGCCGTCTGCGAGGCCGGCGGTCTGGGGTTCCTCGCCGCCGGGTACAAAACGGTGGACGGTCTGTACGAAGAGATCAAACAGCTGCGCGGACTCACCGCCAGACCCTTCGGCGTCAACCTCTTCATGCCGCAGCCGAACTACGCGGACCACGCGGCCGTCGAGGTCTACCGCAACCAGCTCGCCGGTGAGGCCACCTGGTACGAGACGCCGCTCGGCGACCCCGACTCCGGCCGGGACGACGGTTACGAGGCGAAGCTGGCGATCCTGCTGGACGACCCGGTGCCGGTCGTCTCGTTCACCTTCGGCTGTCCGACCAGGACCACCCTGGACGCGTTCGCCAAGGTCGGCACGGTCACCGTCGTCACGGTCACCACCCCCGAGGAGGCCCAGACCGCGCAGTGGTCCGGCGCCGACGCCGTCTGCGTCCAGGGCATCGAAGCGGGCGGCCACCAGGGAACGCACCGCGACGATCCGGCCACCGACGGCGCGGGCCTCGGGCTGCTGTCGCTGGTGGCGCAGGTCAGGGAGACCGTACAGATCCCGGTCATCGCGGCCGGCGGACTCATGCGCGGTGGCCAGATCGCGGCGGTGCTCGCGGCGGGCGCGGACTCCGCGCAGCTCGGCACGGCGTTCCTGGTGTGCCCCGAGTCCGGCGCCAACGCGCTGCACAAACAGGCCATGACCAACCCGCTGTTCGTACGGACGGAACTGACCCGCGCGTTCTCCGGCCGCCCCGCCCGCGGACTCGTCAACCGCTTCATGCGCGAGCACGGTCCGTACGCGCCCGCCGCCTATCCGGAGATCCACCACCTCACCTCCGGGCTGCGCAAGGCCGCCGCCCGGGTGGGCGACGCGCAGGGCATGGCGCTGTGGGCTGGACAGGGCCACCGGATGGCCCGCGAACTGCCCGCCGGCGAGCTGGTCGAGCTGCTGCACGCGGAACTCGAAGAGACCCGCGCCTCGTTGACGAGCGACCCGAAGGACGGCTCGTGA
- a CDS encoding 16S rRNA (uracil(1498)-N(3))-methyltransferase: protein MTAPVFLVDDFAAGPGGRFVVDGPEGRHAVSVKRMRAGEDVVLTNGNGLWADCVVLDSEGKDRLIVQLGSVSEAEPESPRITVVQALPKGDRGELAVETMTETGVDAIVPWAASRCITQWKGDRGAKALAKWRATAREAGKQSRRVRFPEVADAMSTKQVAALLATADFAAVLHQDHEAGSEPLAVAELPTEGSVVLVVGPEGGVSPEELTAFASAGARSYYLGSTVLRTSTAGTVATAVVMARTGRWS, encoded by the coding sequence GTGACCGCTCCCGTCTTCCTGGTCGACGACTTCGCTGCCGGACCCGGCGGCCGGTTCGTCGTGGACGGCCCGGAGGGACGGCACGCCGTCTCGGTGAAGCGGATGCGGGCCGGCGAGGACGTCGTCCTGACGAACGGCAACGGGCTCTGGGCCGACTGCGTGGTGCTGGACAGCGAGGGCAAGGACCGGCTGATCGTCCAGCTCGGCTCGGTGTCCGAGGCGGAGCCGGAGAGCCCGCGCATCACCGTCGTCCAGGCACTGCCCAAGGGCGACCGGGGCGAACTCGCCGTCGAGACCATGACGGAGACCGGCGTCGACGCGATCGTCCCGTGGGCCGCCTCCCGCTGCATCACGCAGTGGAAGGGCGACCGGGGCGCCAAGGCGCTCGCCAAGTGGCGGGCCACCGCGCGGGAGGCGGGCAAGCAGTCGCGGCGGGTGCGGTTCCCCGAGGTCGCGGACGCGATGAGCACGAAGCAGGTCGCCGCGCTGCTGGCGACGGCGGACTTCGCCGCCGTACTGCACCAGGACCACGAGGCGGGCAGCGAGCCGCTGGCCGTGGCCGAACTGCCCACCGAGGGCTCGGTCGTGCTGGTCGTCGGGCCCGAGGGCGGCGTGTCCCCCGAGGAGCTGACGGCCTTCGCCTCGGCCGGCGCGCGCTCGTACTACCTCGGCAGCACGGTCCTGCGCACCTCGACCGCCGGAACGGTCGCCACCGCCGTGGTGATGGCCCGCACGGGCCGCTGGTCCTGA
- a CDS encoding histidine triad nucleotide-binding protein, with the protein MAGEPQADCLFCKIVSGDVPAAVVRTTDTTVAFRDINPQAPSHVLVIPKAHYPDAGSLAAAEPGIAADVLREAAAVAAEEGTDGSGYRVVFNTGSGAGQTVFHAHAHVLGGRGLNWPPG; encoded by the coding sequence ATGGCGGGAGAACCACAGGCCGACTGCCTGTTCTGCAAGATCGTCTCGGGGGACGTACCGGCCGCGGTCGTCCGCACGACGGACACGACCGTCGCCTTCCGCGACATAAACCCGCAGGCCCCCAGCCACGTACTGGTCATCCCCAAGGCGCACTACCCGGACGCGGGCAGCCTCGCCGCCGCCGAGCCGGGAATCGCCGCCGATGTGCTGCGCGAGGCCGCCGCCGTCGCGGCCGAGGAGGGCACCGACGGGAGCGGCTACCGGGTCGTGTTCAACACCGGCTCCGGCGCGGGCCAGACCGTCTTCCACGCACACGCCCACGTCCTGGGCGGACGCGGCCTCAACTGGCCCCCCGGGTAG
- a CDS encoding ribonuclease Z: MSVRELVVLGTASQVPTRHRNHNGYLLRWDGEGLLFDPGEGTQRQMLRAGVAAHDINRICVTHFHGDHSLGLAGVIQRINLDRVPHEITAHYPASGQRFFERLRYATAYRESVALTEAPVRHDGVLALTPSYTLQTHRLSHPVESYGYRLVEPDGRRMDPARLAAHGIAGPDVGRLQREGVLNGVRLEEVSEVRAGQRFAFVMDTRLCDGVHALAEGCDLLVIESTFLDEDERLATDHGHLTAGQAARAARDAGVAHLVLTHFSQRYGDPTAFERQARAAGFEGELTIAADLVRVPLPKRAR, from the coding sequence TTGTCCGTACGGGAACTGGTCGTACTGGGCACCGCCAGCCAGGTGCCCACCCGCCACCGCAACCACAACGGGTATCTGCTCCGCTGGGACGGCGAGGGACTGCTCTTCGACCCGGGCGAGGGCACCCAGCGCCAGATGCTGCGCGCGGGAGTCGCCGCGCACGACATCAACCGCATCTGCGTCACGCACTTCCACGGCGACCACTCGCTGGGGCTCGCCGGGGTCATCCAGCGCATCAACCTCGACCGGGTGCCCCACGAGATCACCGCCCACTACCCGGCCAGCGGACAGCGTTTCTTCGAACGGCTGCGGTACGCCACGGCCTACCGCGAGTCCGTCGCGCTGACCGAGGCTCCGGTGCGCCACGACGGCGTGCTCGCGCTGACCCCCTCGTACACCCTTCAGACGCACCGGCTCTCCCACCCCGTCGAGTCCTACGGCTACCGCCTCGTGGAGCCCGACGGGCGCCGGATGGACCCGGCGCGGCTGGCAGCGCACGGGATCGCCGGGCCCGATGTCGGCCGGCTCCAGCGCGAGGGCGTGCTGAACGGGGTCAGGCTGGAGGAGGTCAGCGAGGTGCGTGCGGGGCAGCGGTTCGCGTTCGTGATGGACACCCGGCTCTGCGACGGGGTGCACGCGCTGGCCGAGGGGTGCGATCTGCTGGTCATCGAGTCCACGTTCCTGGACGAGGACGAACGGCTGGCGACCGACCACGGACATCTGACGGCGGGCCAGGCCGCGCGGGCGGCCAGGGACGCGGGCGTGGCGCATCTGGTGCTGACGCACTTCTCGCAGCGGTACGGCGACCCCACCGCGTTCGAACGGCAGGCCCGCGCGGCCGGGTTCGAGGGCGAACTGACGATCGCGGCCGATCTCGTACGGGTGCCGCTGCCCAAGCGCGCCCGCTGA
- a CDS encoding carbohydrate kinase family protein produces the protein MITPNGDPLDHTAHVDPLEGLRRPDDPECDVYLTGTVFLDIVFTGLDSAPVRGTESWARGMGSSPGGIANMATALARLGLRTSLSAAFGDDHYGEYCWDALAQGEGIDLSRSRTVAGWHSPVTVSMAYEGERTMVSHGHEAPPPEGALPECPPRARAAVAALAPGRRDEWIARSAGLGTRIFADVGWDETGRWDLAGLADLEHCEAFLPNAEEAMRYTGADCPRAAARLLAERVPVAVVTLGSEGAYAVDGSTGETAEVPAIAVEAMDPTGAGDVFVAGFVTGTLAGWPLADRLAFAGLTAALSVQEFGGSLSAPGWVEVAAWWSYVHGCSDQDPAALRRYGFLADLLPAPTRPWPLRRAVPTIGFGRSA, from the coding sequence GTGATCACACCCAACGGAGACCCGCTGGACCACACCGCCCATGTCGACCCGCTGGAGGGACTGCGCAGGCCCGACGATCCGGAGTGCGACGTCTATCTGACGGGCACGGTCTTCCTCGACATCGTCTTCACCGGCCTGGACAGCGCCCCTGTGCGCGGTACCGAGTCCTGGGCGCGCGGCATGGGGTCGAGCCCCGGCGGGATCGCCAACATGGCGACCGCCCTGGCCCGGCTCGGACTGCGCACCTCGCTCTCCGCCGCCTTCGGCGACGACCACTACGGCGAGTACTGCTGGGACGCGCTCGCGCAGGGCGAGGGCATCGACCTGTCCCGGTCGCGCACGGTCGCCGGCTGGCACTCGCCCGTCACCGTCTCCATGGCGTACGAGGGCGAGCGCACGATGGTCTCGCACGGCCACGAGGCGCCGCCGCCCGAGGGCGCCCTGCCCGAGTGCCCGCCCCGCGCGCGTGCCGCCGTCGCCGCGCTGGCACCGGGGCGCCGCGACGAGTGGATCGCCCGGTCGGCGGGGCTCGGGACCCGGATCTTCGCCGATGTCGGGTGGGACGAGACGGGCCGCTGGGACCTGGCGGGGCTGGCGGACCTGGAGCACTGCGAGGCGTTCCTGCCCAACGCCGAGGAGGCGATGCGCTACACCGGCGCCGACTGCCCCAGGGCGGCCGCCCGGCTGCTCGCGGAGCGGGTGCCGGTCGCCGTGGTCACCCTGGGCTCGGAGGGCGCGTACGCGGTGGACGGCTCCACGGGCGAGACCGCCGAGGTCCCGGCGATCGCGGTGGAGGCCATGGACCCGACGGGCGCGGGCGATGTCTTCGTGGCCGGATTCGTCACCGGTACCCTCGCCGGCTGGCCCCTCGCCGACCGGCTGGCCTTCGCCGGGCTGACCGCCGCGCTCTCCGTGCAGGAATTCGGCGGGTCGCTGTCCGCGCCCGGCTGGGTGGAGGTCGCCGCCTGGTGGAGCTATGTGCACGGCTGCTCCGACCAGGACCCGGCGGCCCTGCGGCGCTACGGCTTCCTGGCGGACCTGCTGCCCGCGCCGACCCGGCCGTGGCCGCTGCGCAGGGCCGTACCGACGATCGGATTCGGCCGTTCGGCCTGA
- a CDS encoding PhoH family protein, whose translation MTQTPTVRTPAPGQAHARFTVPAKHPMVMVLGSGDALLRVVEKAFPEVDIHVRGNEISAAGGAADVALVQRLFDEMMLVLRTGQPMTEDAVERSIAMLRASENGGADGPETPADVLTQNILSSRGRTIRPKTLNQKRYVDAIDKHTIVFGIGPAGTGKTYLAMAKAVQALQSKQVSRIILTRPAVEAGERLGFLPGTLYEKIDPYLRPLYDALHDMLDPDSIPRLMAAGTIEVAPLAYMRGRTLNDAFIILDEAQNTSTEQMKMFLTRLGFDSKIVITGDVTQVDLPGGTKSGLRQVQDILDGVEDVHFSRLTSQDVVRHKLVGRIVDAYERYDNENGK comes from the coding sequence ATGACTCAGACACCCACAGTCCGGACCCCCGCGCCGGGGCAGGCCCACGCCCGGTTCACCGTTCCGGCCAAACACCCCATGGTGATGGTCCTCGGATCGGGCGACGCCCTGCTCCGTGTGGTCGAGAAGGCGTTCCCCGAGGTGGACATCCATGTCCGGGGAAACGAGATCAGCGCGGCGGGCGGCGCGGCGGACGTCGCGCTCGTCCAGCGCCTGTTCGACGAGATGATGCTGGTGCTCCGCACCGGTCAGCCGATGACGGAGGACGCGGTGGAACGTTCCATTGCCATGCTCAGGGCGAGCGAGAACGGCGGTGCGGACGGTCCCGAGACCCCCGCCGACGTGCTCACGCAGAACATCCTTTCCAGCCGTGGCCGGACGATCCGCCCCAAGACGCTCAACCAGAAGCGGTACGTCGACGCGATCGACAAGCACACGATCGTCTTCGGCATCGGCCCCGCCGGTACGGGCAAGACGTACCTCGCCATGGCCAAGGCGGTCCAGGCGCTCCAGTCCAAGCAGGTCAGCCGGATCATCCTGACCCGGCCCGCCGTCGAGGCGGGGGAGCGGCTCGGCTTCCTGCCCGGCACGCTGTACGAGAAGATCGACCCGTATCTGCGCCCGCTCTACGACGCGCTGCACGACATGCTCGACCCCGACTCGATCCCCCGGCTGATGGCGGCGGGCACGATCGAGGTCGCGCCGCTGGCCTACATGCGCGGCCGGACGCTGAACGACGCCTTCATCATCCTGGACGAGGCGCAGAACACCAGCACGGAACAGATGAAGATGTTCCTGACGCGGCTCGGCTTCGACTCGAAGATCGTCATCACCGGCGACGTCACCCAGGTCGACCTGCCGGGCGGCACCAAGAGCGGTCTGCGCCAGGTCCAGGACATCCTGGACGGTGTGGAGGATGTGCATTTCTCCCGGCTCACGTCCCAGGATGTCGTACGGCACAAGCTCGTCGGCCGTATCGTCGACGCGTACGAGCGGTACGACAACGAAAACGGGAAGTAG
- the ybeY gene encoding rRNA maturation RNase YbeY, translated as MSIDVNNESGTEVDEQAILDIARYALTRMRIHPLSELSVIVVDDAAMEQLHIQWMDLPGPTDVMSFPMDELRPPVKDDEEPPQGLLGDIVLCPEVAKQQGEEAPTQHTMDEELQLLTVHGVLHLLGYDHEVPEEKAEMFGLQAAIVDGWRAEQGLTGPSPAPTVS; from the coding sequence ATGTCGATCGACGTCAACAACGAGTCAGGTACCGAGGTCGACGAGCAGGCGATCCTCGACATCGCCCGCTACGCGCTCACCAGGATGCGTATCCACCCCCTCTCCGAACTCTCGGTGATCGTGGTGGACGACGCGGCGATGGAGCAACTGCACATCCAGTGGATGGATCTGCCGGGCCCCACCGATGTCATGTCCTTCCCGATGGACGAGCTGCGTCCGCCGGTCAAGGACGACGAGGAGCCCCCGCAGGGGCTCCTCGGTGACATCGTGCTCTGCCCGGAGGTGGCGAAGCAGCAGGGCGAGGAGGCCCCGACGCAGCACACCATGGACGAGGAGCTGCAACTGCTCACCGTGCACGGCGTCCTGCACCTGCTCGGCTACGACCACGAAGTGCCCGAGGAGAAGGCCGAGATGTTCGGGCTCCAGGCCGCGATCGTGGACGGCTGGCGGGCCGAACAGGGGCTGACGGGTCCGTCCCCCGCGCCGACCGTCTCGTGA